The following proteins are encoded in a genomic region of Sulfurimonas sp. HSL3-7:
- a CDS encoding serine esterase, giving the protein MQNLPLDNIFIPSKVPSKKVMIILHGRGDSSEGFTMLPDFLQIETMNYLLLDAPFEYFTGFSWYQLPPNQLPGIRQSSQLLTETLDMLFEEEFNADESFLFGFSQGSLLTFEFGTRYHKVLAGYIAVSGYIYDASKLLSEMNEEAAASNWLCTHGTDDNVLPFETSKEQVQLLQQNGFNVAFKAYAKDHSIDREELADIAAWMRKIIEK; this is encoded by the coding sequence ATGCAAAACCTACCCTTAGACAATATCTTTATCCCTTCAAAAGTCCCTTCCAAAAAGGTCATGATCATCCTTCACGGGCGCGGGGACTCGTCGGAAGGTTTTACGATGCTGCCGGACTTTTTACAGATCGAAACCATGAATTACCTTCTTCTGGATGCCCCGTTTGAGTACTTTACGGGGTTTTCATGGTACCAGCTGCCGCCGAACCAGCTTCCCGGAATACGACAGTCGAGTCAACTGCTTACCGAGACTTTGGACATGCTCTTCGAAGAGGAGTTTAATGCCGATGAGAGCTTTCTGTTCGGTTTTTCGCAGGGTTCGCTGCTCACCTTTGAGTTTGGTACGCGCTACCACAAGGTGCTTGCCGGTTACATCGCCGTCAGCGGCTATATCTATGATGCGTCCAAATTGCTGAGCGAGATGAACGAAGAGGCGGCCGCTTCGAACTGGTTATGTACCCACGGTACCGATGACAATGTATTACCTTTTGAAACCTCGAAAGAGCAGGTACAGCTGCTGCAGCAGAACGGTTTTAATGTGGCGTTCAAAGCGTATGCTAAAGATCACAGCATCGACCGTGAAGAGTTGGCGGATATCGCTGCCTGGATGCGAAAGATCATTGAAAAATAA
- a CDS encoding DUF2603 domain-containing protein gives MTFPKQLQKDLGQIAETLNLNADEMTIVKMRPGINGRHKELELIQGNWDTEHPWVIIDENDLPYTMTSAESLSKMIALFASAQGETFRLKLEKAIWKQYPVDYYDVWAVAMDRIKRLAKSRPESTIVKLDLDWLVTEIKQEYPNLFYHIDQLLGQGEK, from the coding sequence ATGACTTTCCCCAAACAACTGCAAAAAGATCTCGGACAGATCGCCGAAACGCTCAATTTGAATGCCGATGAGATGACCATCGTCAAAATGCGTCCGGGTATAAACGGGCGCCATAAAGAGCTGGAGCTGATTCAGGGGAACTGGGACACAGAGCACCCGTGGGTTATCATTGATGAAAACGATCTCCCCTATACGATGACTTCGGCTGAGTCTCTCTCAAAAATGATCGCCTTGTTCGCATCGGCGCAGGGCGAGACCTTTCGTCTTAAACTCGAAAAAGCGATATGGAAACAGTACCCGGTCGACTATTATGATGTGTGGGCCGTGGCGATGGACAGGATCAAACGGCTGGCAAAAAGCCGCCCGGAGAGCACTATCGTGAAACTCGATCTGGACTGGCTGGTCACAGAGATCAAACAGGAATACCCGAACCTCTTTTACCACATCGACCAATTGCTGGGGCAGGGGGAAAAGTAA
- a CDS encoding sigma-70 family RNA polymerase sigma factor → MQLSREKEIEKLYETFRQPLLRYISHKVADAHSAEEILNDVFFKAANSLETLKEKTKVQSWLYKIASNRIIDYYRRRKENYVDIDDALFYSNEDENETIYDELNCCVEKFLHQLPKHYSDPLKAVYLEEQTQQEYAEQNKVKLSTVKSRIKRGKASMKTFFEQCCTFEKDRLNNMTHCTPKNSATKKC, encoded by the coding sequence ATGCAGTTATCCAGAGAAAAAGAGATCGAGAAGCTCTACGAAACGTTCAGGCAACCGCTCCTGCGGTATATTTCGCACAAGGTGGCCGATGCCCACAGTGCCGAAGAGATTCTCAATGACGTGTTTTTCAAAGCTGCGAACTCGCTGGAGACACTAAAGGAGAAGACGAAAGTCCAAAGCTGGCTCTACAAGATCGCCTCCAACCGGATCATCGATTACTACCGCCGCCGAAAAGAGAACTATGTCGATATCGATGATGCACTCTTTTACAGTAACGAAGATGAGAATGAGACGATCTATGATGAACTGAACTGCTGTGTCGAGAAGTTTCTTCACCAGCTGCCAAAGCACTATTCAGATCCCCTCAAAGCGGTCTACCTGGAAGAACAGACCCAGCAGGAGTATGCAGAGCAGAATAAGGTAAAGCTTTCAACCGTAAAGTCCCGGATAAAAAGAGGAAAAGCTTCGATGAAAACGTTTTTTGAACAGTGCTGTACATTCGAGAAAGACCGTTTGAACAACATGACGCACTGTACACCCAAAAACAGCGCTACCAAAAAGTGCTGA
- a CDS encoding DUF4382 domain-containing protein, which produces MRWSKIFAAVAGTLAVFMFFNCGGSGSNSIGTGTLSLRLADAPLIDDGSVTGVYITITGIEYHTSDGSWKTMDEFNTSVNPINLLEWQDGKSISLGDFQLPAGKYTQMRFMLDAAEEQKRPKSNTGCFIEINDVNETLYVPSGSQTGYKAVGNYEVPRNGTVVMTADFNVRKSIVSSGDGSYYKLKPTIKLVVTNEAGTIKGTLGNLDTNSSYVVYAYEYVEGSSTWNDEEANEPAPEEVRFANAVTSSQVKDGGAYMLTFLAAGTYDLIVAKYDGNGDYETYYIQTEITVESAETTTFDWTL; this is translated from the coding sequence ATGCGTTGGTCTAAAATTTTTGCAGCCGTTGCAGGCACATTGGCAGTTTTTATGTTTTTTAACTGTGGAGGCAGCGGTTCTAACAGCATTGGGACCGGGACGTTGTCTTTACGTCTGGCTGATGCGCCGCTGATTGACGACGGGAGCGTGACCGGCGTCTATATCACGATTACCGGAATCGAGTACCATACGAGCGATGGCAGCTGGAAAACGATGGATGAGTTTAACACCTCCGTCAACCCTATCAATCTTCTGGAATGGCAAGACGGAAAAAGCATCTCGCTGGGTGACTTTCAGCTGCCTGCCGGGAAATACACGCAGATGCGGTTTATGCTGGATGCCGCAGAAGAGCAGAAAAGACCCAAGAGCAATACCGGCTGTTTTATCGAGATCAACGACGTGAATGAGACGCTTTATGTACCCAGCGGTTCGCAGACAGGTTATAAGGCGGTCGGAAACTACGAAGTGCCGCGCAATGGTACCGTGGTGATGACCGCCGATTTCAATGTCCGAAAATCCATCGTCAGTTCGGGTGACGGCAGTTATTATAAACTGAAACCGACCATCAAACTGGTTGTTACGAACGAAGCCGGTACGATCAAAGGAACACTCGGCAATCTTGATACCAACAGCAGCTATGTCGTCTATGCCTATGAATATGTAGAAGGTTCATCTACATGGAACGATGAGGAGGCCAATGAACCGGCTCCTGAAGAGGTGCGCTTTGCCAATGCCGTTACCAGTTCACAGGTCAAGGACGGCGGCGCCTATATGCTCACATTCCTTGCGGCAGGAACCTATGATCTGATCGTCGCCAAATACGACGGCAACGGGGATTATGAGACATACTACATCCAGACAGAGATCACTGTTGAAAGTGCTGAAACCACCACGTTTGACTGGACACTGTAG
- a CDS encoding CheR family methyltransferase produces MKDWECVSFLQRIMPTLRLQWHGFRKVRKQVCKRIERRIKALGLSDFDAYGEYLDYAQNEWDLLDGMCRITISRFYRDRGIYGHLKETVLPELAEKACEKEAKSLRIWSAGCASGEEPYTLSILWQMELAAKFPVLKVVIIATDSHLAMLARAGKACYRYSSLKELPKPLLERAFYVENGSYCLKKEYQKTVTFSHQDIRDEMPEETFDLILCRNLIFSYFDDALQRTLLKQIEARLKPGGYLLIGTHESLPEGAAGFEPLSRWPGLYRSIDKTYKRK; encoded by the coding sequence ATGAAAGATTGGGAATGCGTCAGCTTTTTGCAGCGTATAATGCCGACACTCCGTCTGCAATGGCACGGTTTTCGGAAAGTACGGAAACAGGTCTGCAAACGGATTGAAAGACGCATCAAAGCACTCGGCCTCTCAGATTTTGACGCGTACGGTGAATATCTTGACTATGCGCAAAACGAATGGGATCTGCTTGACGGTATGTGCCGCATTACGATCTCCCGCTTCTACCGGGACAGGGGGATCTATGGACATCTAAAAGAGACAGTGCTTCCGGAGCTGGCGGAAAAAGCGTGCGAGAAGGAAGCGAAAAGCCTCAGGATCTGGAGCGCCGGGTGTGCCTCGGGAGAGGAGCCCTATACCCTCTCGATTCTCTGGCAGATGGAACTGGCAGCGAAATTTCCTGTACTGAAAGTGGTGATCATCGCAACGGACAGCCATCTTGCAATGCTGGCACGGGCCGGAAAGGCCTGCTATCGCTACAGCAGCCTCAAAGAGCTGCCGAAACCGTTGCTAGAGCGCGCGTTTTATGTCGAAAACGGCAGCTACTGTCTCAAAAAAGAGTATCAAAAGACGGTGACCTTTTCTCACCAGGACATCAGAGACGAGATGCCTGAAGAGACGTTTGACCTCATACTCTGCCGCAACCTCATCTTCAGCTACTTTGACGATGCACTGCAGCGAACACTGCTGAAGCAGATCGAAGCGAGGCTCAAACCCGGCGGCTATCTGCTCATCGGCACCCATGAGTCTCTGCCCGAAGGGGCAGCGGGATTCGAACCGCTAAGCCGTTGGCCGGGCTTATATCGGAGCATAGACAAAACGTATAAAAGAAAGTAA
- a CDS encoding DUF2235 domain-containing protein — MAEPKNIIICLDGTWNKPDEGRHEENKETNVRNLWELLEKDEPQKQVVYYDEGVGSHWYDRIRGGVSGRGLSKNIREAYFEVCRHYVPGDRVSIFGFSRGAYTARSLAGMVYSCGVIPREQLTDNAIEEAFEVYKKADKPTRAEYKSKNITCEIEIVGVWDTVGALGIPVGFLKKYTNKFLQFHDTKINREIKHAYHALAIDEQRETFRPTLWHVRDKNAHQDIEQVWFAGVHSDVGGGYKQRAHSDIAFRWMIHKIRDMVLLDDSTYPYRVDATKEIHDSYKIYYGPKERRVASATDIYTPYVHASVLEKIQKVPDYRALALVDIEDRATLAPYRVVHE; from the coding sequence ATGGCGGAGCCTAAAAACATCATCATCTGTCTTGACGGGACATGGAACAAACCGGATGAAGGGCGGCATGAAGAGAATAAAGAGACCAATGTCAGAAATCTGTGGGAACTTCTGGAGAAAGATGAGCCGCAGAAGCAGGTGGTCTATTATGACGAGGGGGTGGGGTCACACTGGTATGACCGTATCCGCGGAGGTGTTTCGGGCCGCGGCCTCTCCAAAAACATACGCGAAGCCTATTTTGAGGTCTGCAGACACTATGTGCCGGGAGACAGGGTTTCGATCTTCGGTTTCAGCCGGGGGGCCTACACGGCGCGCTCTCTTGCCGGAATGGTCTACAGCTGCGGCGTTATTCCCAGAGAGCAGCTTACGGACAACGCTATCGAAGAGGCGTTTGAGGTCTATAAAAAGGCGGACAAGCCGACACGGGCCGAATATAAAAGCAAAAACATCACCTGCGAGATCGAGATCGTAGGGGTATGGGACACGGTGGGAGCATTGGGGATCCCTGTCGGTTTTTTAAAGAAGTACACCAACAAGTTTCTGCAGTTTCATGACACCAAGATCAACAGGGAGATCAAGCACGCCTACCATGCTCTGGCGATAGACGAGCAGCGCGAGACCTTTCGGCCGACACTGTGGCATGTCAGAGATAAAAATGCACATCAGGATATCGAACAGGTCTGGTTCGCGGGTGTGCACTCCGATGTAGGCGGCGGTTATAAGCAGCGTGCGCACTCGGATATCGCATTTCGGTGGATGATCCACAAGATCCGTGACATGGTCCTTTTGGATGACTCGACCTATCCGTACCGAGTTGACGCGACCAAAGAGATCCATGACTCGTATAAGATCTATTACGGTCCAAAAGAGAGACGGGTGGCTTCTGCGACGGATATCTATACGCCGTATGTTCACGCGAGTGTTCTGGAGAAGATCCAAAAAGTACCGGACTACAGGGCGCTGGCACTGGTCGACATCGAAGACAGGGCGACGCTCGCACCGTACAGAGTGGTCCACGAGTGA
- a CDS encoding OmpA family protein: MRLVTIATLTVVTLLSTGCVTKQTHEAALQELNKTRDSLGSAQKTIHDQQLQIESNEKEIARSKELIELNNVELSDLDLKKAVLQRELDEAQKLLNTAESQLQASRSRLSDSEAQLETMRQIEAETKKRNEIYARFVTELQKMIDGGQLTVSIEQGRIVINLPDNVLFATGSARVNADGQVALKQIANVLKEFSDRRFQIEGHTDNVPMKSARFPSNWELSTARALSVVHLMIQEGVAAENVSAAGFGEFHPRADNESKEGRALNRRIEIIMQPNLEILSNELPKVAE, translated from the coding sequence ATGAGATTAGTCACAATTGCAACCCTGACTGTGGTAACACTGCTTAGTACGGGGTGTGTCACCAAACAGACGCATGAAGCGGCGTTGCAGGAACTTAACAAAACGCGCGATTCCTTGGGTTCGGCGCAGAAGACCATCCATGATCAGCAGCTCCAAATCGAAAGCAACGAAAAAGAGATCGCACGCAGCAAGGAGCTGATCGAACTCAATAATGTTGAACTCTCGGACCTTGACTTGAAAAAAGCGGTGCTTCAACGGGAGCTCGATGAAGCCCAGAAACTCTTGAACACTGCAGAGTCGCAGCTGCAGGCGTCAAGGTCCAGGCTGAGTGACTCAGAGGCACAGCTTGAGACCATGCGTCAGATCGAGGCGGAGACCAAAAAGCGCAACGAGATCTACGCCCGTTTTGTCACTGAACTCCAAAAAATGATCGACGGCGGACAGCTGACAGTCAGCATCGAGCAGGGCCGCATTGTCATCAACCTGCCGGACAACGTTCTCTTTGCAACAGGCAGCGCCCGGGTAAATGCTGACGGGCAGGTAGCGCTCAAGCAGATCGCCAACGTGCTTAAAGAGTTCTCCGACCGCCGATTCCAGATCGAAGGGCATACGGACAATGTACCGATGAAAAGTGCCCGTTTCCCAAGCAACTGGGAACTTTCCACCGCGCGGGCCCTGAGCGTTGTCCACCTGATGATACAAGAAGGGGTGGCAGCTGAAAATGTTTCGGCAGCAGGCTTCGGTGAATTTCATCCCCGTGCGGACAATGAGAGCAAGGAGGGCCGAGCCCTAAACCGCCGCATCGAGATCATCATGCAGCCGAACCTTGAGATCCTCTCCAACGAACTGCCGAAAGTCGCCGAGTAA
- a CDS encoding helicase-related protein, protein MPEQTDQPTEKIYNDPISVAKRTRQKLHLVAGCDKAAILAHIIKSSDDIQTVVITKTKRDADALSIFLKSRSINAAAIHGNKRTQENEAAAKAFGEGKLNVLITTDMILQSLGLSNIARMVSYDLPTEPENYLSRLGCLSETGEAIALVTPEEERERFDIERVIRQEIPEEEVEGFVPEPESAAEETPQRTKDRNKKPRHRKQKRKRGDKAKEDAHPEEPQDDQ, encoded by the coding sequence ATGCCTGAGCAAACCGACCAACCCACTGAAAAGATCTACAACGACCCCATAAGTGTTGCTAAACGTACCAGACAGAAGCTGCACCTTGTCGCAGGCTGTGACAAAGCGGCTATCCTTGCACACATCATCAAAAGCAGCGATGATATACAGACCGTTGTCATCACAAAAACCAAACGTGATGCGGACGCCCTGAGTATTTTCCTTAAAAGCCGGAGTATCAACGCCGCGGCGATACACGGCAACAAAAGAACACAGGAGAACGAAGCGGCAGCCAAGGCTTTTGGAGAGGGTAAGCTGAACGTCCTCATCACCACCGACATGATCCTGCAGTCGCTTGGACTCAGCAATATTGCCCGCATGGTGAGTTATGACCTTCCGACGGAGCCGGAGAACTATCTCAGCCGTTTAGGCTGCCTGAGCGAGACAGGTGAAGCCATCGCCCTTGTCACTCCTGAAGAGGAGCGCGAACGCTTTGACATTGAACGGGTTATCAGGCAGGAGATCCCCGAAGAGGAGGTTGAAGGTTTTGTACCGGAACCCGAATCTGCCGCCGAAGAGACACCGCAGCGCACGAAAGACCGGAACAAGAAACCGCGCCACCGTAAACAGAAACGAAAGCGGGGGGACAAAGCGAAAGAAGATGCGCACCCCGAAGAGCCGCAGGACGATCAATAG
- a CDS encoding 3'-5' exonuclease, translated as MIILDFETNSSNIHDVIEVAAFRAFMSGGEYIVTDTFHRYYYSKYTVNPHALLVHKLSPQKVETLRNSAGYAEYFEDDRDFIDFCSGAKTLVAHNIAFELRHLGTLVSFERHFCTMKENKKAVNAVNIKGNLKNPKLIETCAFYGIDFDDAQYHSAIYDVTKTLEVLNSMNSTVI; from the coding sequence ATGATAATCCTGGACTTTGAGACAAACTCATCCAACATCCATGATGTCATAGAGGTTGCCGCGTTTAGAGCGTTCATGAGCGGTGGAGAGTATATTGTTACCGACACCTTTCACCGCTACTACTACTCCAAATATACGGTGAACCCTCATGCCCTGCTTGTCCATAAACTCTCCCCGCAAAAAGTCGAAACGCTTAGAAACAGTGCCGGCTATGCGGAGTATTTTGAAGATGACCGTGATTTCATCGATTTTTGTAGCGGGGCCAAAACGCTGGTCGCCCACAATATCGCTTTTGAGCTTCGCCATCTAGGTACTCTTGTCTCATTTGAGCGTCACTTCTGCACGATGAAAGAGAACAAAAAGGCGGTCAATGCTGTCAATATAAAAGGCAATCTGAAAAACCCGAAGCTCATAGAGACCTGTGCATTTTACGGTATTGATTTTGATGATGCGCAGTATCACAGCGCTATCTATGATGTCACGAAGACATTGGAAGTTTTAAATTCCATGAATAGCACGGTGATCTGA
- a CDS encoding lysophospholipid acyltransferase family protein, with translation MALYATYLTNRYGLTLKKTDSGAAKKRLRLEYAQKLLAALHIDVVVKGKEKLPKEGRFLLITNHRSIIDPLIIEVALKETDIFGLWVSKKELYNSFFFGIFTRNAGSILLDREAKQMSGFFKDIKSGVDEGNSIFLFPEGTRNKEASDLSDFKEGARIIALKNRLPILPIYIRTNANDVLEAALQNRPKQQHAITVEIGELMDYKDRSVDLEEAYRKIFDLDEKVFLGADL, from the coding sequence ATGGCGCTTTACGCCACATATCTGACAAACAGATACGGTTTGACACTCAAGAAAACAGACTCAGGTGCAGCGAAAAAGAGGCTCAGGCTTGAATATGCCCAAAAACTTCTCGCTGCACTGCACATCGATGTTGTCGTCAAAGGGAAAGAGAAACTGCCCAAAGAGGGGCGTTTCCTACTCATCACAAATCACCGCAGTATTATTGATCCGCTGATCATCGAAGTGGCGCTCAAAGAGACGGATATTTTCGGCCTGTGGGTTTCGAAAAAAGAGCTTTACAACTCTTTCTTCTTCGGTATTTTTACCAGAAACGCGGGAAGTATTCTCCTGGACAGGGAAGCCAAGCAGATGAGCGGATTTTTTAAAGATATCAAATCCGGTGTCGATGAGGGGAACTCGATCTTTCTTTTTCCTGAAGGCACCCGCAACAAAGAGGCGAGCGATCTCTCCGATTTTAAAGAGGGCGCCCGCATTATCGCTTTGAAAAACAGGCTCCCGATCCTGCCGATCTATATTCGGACCAATGCAAACGACGTTCTGGAAGCCGCTTTACAAAACAGACCGAAGCAACAGCACGCTATCACCGTCGAGATAGGTGAGCTGATGGACTATAAGGATAGATCTGTCGACTTAGAAGAGGCCTACCGGAAGATCTTTGATCTTGACGAGAAAGTTTTTCTCGGAGCGGATCTGTAA